In the Natronolimnobius baerhuensis genome, one interval contains:
- a CDS encoding twin-arginine translocation signal domain-containing protein — protein MIDRRHFLKATGTVAVGTGISSCLSIQTPPPQPQNIEPNVTDDRFQTRRDGGEWTDLRARGVNLGMAKPGHFPGEAAITKAEYSRWLRQISEMNANVIRTYTLHPPAFYDALAEHNVDRDEPLLLLQGNWIDEQVMDEAGDMFDSEVLAIQRERTENVIDAVHGNCSIAERPGHADGQFRADVSPYVLGYILGIEWNPEVVHATDEKHDGLEEYEGTYFTTEDATPFEHWMGARLDDVATYEDEQYDTLRPLSVTNWPTTDHIEQPAEPVEEERLASATLNHVLPTDQFTRGLFATYHVYPYYPDFLNYEPDYVDYVTEDGERSSYRGYLEDLLEANDYPVFIGEFGVPDSRGMTHRHVHGFDQGHHTEHEQGAINAELYEQILASDSLGGAVFAWQDEWFKRVWNTMDYMDPNRRPYWSDFQTCEQSFGLLSFDPKGETDITLSGDPTEWEGATELHADASAEPLLSLDDGHNGERTLTGLEAAVDPRYLQLKLTYDDLGSSVDWERTNTYVLLDTKPDQGNTSIPFNTALETNDGVDFLVHLAGPDDSRVLVDSYYDVFYYIYGETLEMIPEVEYAGDRDSGEFHEIELVLSREMEIPDPEQTVPFESYETGKLRFGIGDPDHEEYDSLADVCVTPEENMIEIRLPWLLLNFGDPSQREVIADLWDDEYSLEEYAGDVIDDISISAVTVRPDSEQEAADLESEPNITDSLSEIRDGELQFDSAAQFTWETWNEPAYSERLKESYDVMQQAFGAVGK, from the coding sequence TTGATTGATAGACGTCACTTTCTCAAAGCAACGGGGACGGTAGCAGTCGGTACTGGGATTTCCAGTTGTCTCTCGATTCAGACGCCACCACCACAGCCACAAAACATCGAACCCAACGTCACCGACGACCGGTTCCAAACGAGACGAGACGGCGGCGAGTGGACGGACCTCCGCGCTCGAGGCGTGAATCTCGGCATGGCGAAACCGGGTCACTTTCCGGGCGAAGCAGCGATCACGAAAGCCGAATACAGTCGCTGGCTGAGACAGATTTCGGAGATGAACGCGAACGTGATCCGAACGTACACGCTTCATCCACCGGCGTTCTACGACGCACTCGCCGAGCACAACGTCGACCGAGATGAGCCGTTGTTACTCTTACAGGGAAACTGGATCGACGAACAGGTGATGGACGAAGCGGGAGATATGTTCGATTCCGAGGTACTCGCGATCCAACGAGAGCGGACAGAGAACGTTATCGATGCAGTACACGGAAACTGCTCGATTGCAGAGAGGCCAGGGCACGCAGACGGACAGTTTCGGGCGGACGTCTCACCGTACGTCCTCGGATACATACTTGGCATCGAGTGGAATCCGGAAGTCGTCCACGCGACCGACGAAAAACACGACGGACTCGAGGAGTACGAGGGAACCTATTTTACAACGGAAGACGCGACACCGTTCGAGCACTGGATGGGCGCGCGACTGGACGACGTGGCTACGTACGAAGACGAACAGTACGACACGCTTCGGCCGTTGAGCGTGACCAACTGGCCGACGACTGACCATATCGAACAGCCCGCAGAGCCCGTCGAAGAGGAGCGACTCGCGAGCGCCACACTCAACCACGTGCTGCCGACCGACCAATTCACTCGCGGACTCTTTGCGACCTACCACGTCTATCCCTACTATCCAGATTTCCTGAACTACGAACCCGACTACGTCGACTACGTTACCGAAGACGGCGAGCGAAGTAGTTACCGCGGCTATCTCGAGGACCTCCTCGAGGCGAACGACTATCCGGTTTTCATCGGCGAGTTCGGTGTCCCGGACTCGCGAGGAATGACCCACAGACACGTCCACGGGTTCGATCAGGGCCATCACACTGAACACGAACAGGGAGCAATAAACGCCGAACTGTACGAACAGATACTGGCGTCGGATTCGCTTGGCGGTGCCGTCTTCGCCTGGCAGGACGAGTGGTTCAAACGCGTCTGGAATACGATGGACTACATGGACCCGAACCGCCGCCCGTACTGGTCGGACTTCCAGACGTGCGAGCAGTCCTTTGGCCTCCTGAGTTTCGATCCGAAGGGTGAGACCGACATTACCCTCTCTGGGGACCCGACGGAGTGGGAGGGCGCAACCGAGTTACACGCCGACGCGAGCGCGGAGCCCCTGTTGAGTCTCGACGACGGCCATAACGGGGAGCGAACGCTCACCGGACTCGAGGCGGCGGTCGATCCCCGCTATCTCCAGCTCAAACTCACCTACGACGACCTCGGTTCGAGCGTCGACTGGGAGCGCACGAATACGTACGTCCTTCTCGATACCAAGCCGGATCAAGGCAACACCTCGATCCCGTTCAACACGGCCCTCGAGACGAACGACGGCGTCGATTTCCTTGTCCATCTCGCAGGGCCCGACGACTCTCGTGTCCTCGTCGACAGCTACTACGACGTCTTCTACTACATCTACGGGGAAACTCTCGAGATGATCCCCGAGGTCGAGTACGCAGGCGACCGAGATAGTGGGGAGTTCCACGAGATCGAGCTGGTGTTGAGCCGAGAGATGGAGATTCCGGACCCGGAACAGACCGTCCCGTTCGAAAGCTACGAAACCGGGAAACTACGGTTCGGAATTGGCGATCCAGACCACGAGGAGTACGATTCGTTGGCTGACGTTTGTGTGACCCCAGAAGAGAACATGATCGAAATTCGACTCCCATGGCTACTCTTGAATTTCGGCGACCCGAGTCAACGTGAGGTCATCGCGGATCTCTGGGATGACGAGTACTCCCTGGAGGAGTATGCAGGGGATGTTATCGACGACATTTCAATCTCCGCAGTGACCGTCAGGCCGGATTCGGAGCAGGAGGCAGCTGACCTCGAGTCGGAGCCGAACATTACCGATTCACTCTCCGAGATACGTGATGGGGAGTTGCAGTTCGATTCGGCCGCCCAGTTCACGTGGGAGACGTGGAACGAACCCGCCTACAGCGAGCGGCTCAAAGAGTCGTATGACGTGATGCAGCAGGCGTTTGGTGCTGTCGGCAAGTAG